In Sesamum indicum cultivar Zhongzhi No. 13 linkage group LG1, S_indicum_v1.0, whole genome shotgun sequence, the sequence TTGACTTGTATCCTGAATGCAGAACCAGGTTCTTGATGGATAAACTTGGAGCCAAGCATCTGGAATCTTCTTTGCTTATATGGCCATGGAGTAAAATACAGAGAAACGCTTTAATTGCATATTAATTCTTATACTTATGCTGTTATGTCAAATTCTGTAGCACGTTGATCCTAGATCGATTACTGAAACTTAAACCACACGCACCTTGGATTTGGGCTATTCTTGACCATCTTTTTCCCATACTTCCTCCACTTGAAGCCGTCATCCAGTACCTCAACCTCAGACTTTGTTTTGAAAGCAACCTTGTCTTTGATTTCCTTCTTCTCCCTCCCACTCCCACTGTCTCCTGATAGCAAAAACGAAACAAAATACGTTAGTTACTTCACTGCTTTCTACGATAACGCTAAACCAATCTTTGCATCATATCACATCATTTAAGCGTATGCTAACTTCAGCAATGGGCATTTAGATGCATTTAAACTCATAGACACGCTTACTTACTGTTGATGGTCCCCTCACTgaagctgctgctgctgctgctaatTCCAGTGGAGTTGGCCACTATTACATGAGGCGTATAGTTTGGATTTTGAGAATTATAACCTGCAGGGATGGAGGAAAACGCTGGATTCTCCTCAATCCAGTCACTGAACTCAAAGAAGTCAGAAACCTGAAAGTTGATGTCATGGGGAGCGGCCACCGGTGCATCGTGCTCTGACCCGAAACCGTCACCGGGCATGTTTGTATTGGGATCATAATCAGCCATGATCATCAACTGAGTGTGCATTGGTATATACTAGGTAAGATTTGTCTTACAACTTAGTGGAGGGTGTTTCTTGGTAAGCTTCCTAGGATGTAATATAAGAAGCTTCATTGTTGCTGCCCTTATATTGTTTTGTAAGTGGTGGCTAAGCATTTGAGTTGGGCCCCAACAAATGCCAAACATCATCTCTTGATTCAaagtgccaaaaaaaaaaaaagaaagaaagacaaGAAGGGTGGGGCCTACCATGGATGACTTGGTGCGTAGACTTTCTGATTCTTGCTTTTTCTCTGTATGAAGTCTGCCAACAGTCTCGTGCTTAGACTAACCCCTTCCCAACGGGGGAGGAACGTATGTCAGTCAATATTGGGAAACATCTGTGTTGCGAAATCTGTGATTTACTTAGATTTTGGAATCATTAAATTCAATTCTCGCCGAAAATCATAAAACCAACGTAATGTTTACCTGCCCGAAAGTAGCACGAGAAGGGAATTCTGAGCTGTCAGATGGTGCGTAGCCAACATGCTTCAGCGTACTCTAACAACAACTATTGATGCATATAGTACAATTAGTTTAGAATCTTGTAAGAAGAAAATCCGGTGCTGAAATTATGTTTAGATTTCTAGAGTTGATTGAATTTTGTCTTAAGGGTTCCCCTTTGCCTTTGTTCGaaatagataattaatttaatttagacaAACAAGAATCACGTGCCCTCACTCTTGTttcttacatatattttttttataaaggagTTCGATTACGTCATATGTGTTGCTTTCTATATCCTTTCTGTGCACGAAAAGGCATTCATCCccatggaaataaaatatccaAAGTTACAACTTGAATTGTACCTCGTCCACATTTACtgtcataaataattaactcatcaaataaaagaatgatttaatttgagttCGCTCCAATTGTTTGGATTGAATAATTTGAGACGTGAGACGAAAAAAGATCGTTAGGTTTTTAAAGTGGTATCCAACGAAAATCTTTATTGAAATCAgaagtgaaataataaatgttttta encodes:
- the LOC105179013 gene encoding probable WRKY transcription factor 50 — encoded protein: MHTQLMIMADYDPNTNMPGDGFGSEHDAPVAAPHDINFQVSDFFEFSDWIEENPAFSSIPAGYNSQNPNYTPHVIVANSTGISSSSSSFSEGTINRDSGSGREKKEIKDKVAFKTKSEVEVLDDGFKWRKYGKKMVKNSPNPRNYYRCSVEGCPVKKRVERYKEDPRYVVTTYEGIHNHQGPQL